From the Bdellovibrio reynosensis genome, one window contains:
- a CDS encoding DUF4238 domain-containing protein, translating into MTGKKKQHYVPQFYLKNFGKGNGIFVFDKQSKIVYGSNVSDVAQERYFYAIPNERGESGGKHSNLELINSVEDYLSEIDHRSNRAIASLLRNIESSRVISRSGFPTYSLSENDRINLSVFIVFQDLRTREFREKIAQMEYFFTKTIMKRVIEFKHPDKKKYLEKMDIYIHEYREILRHLSLITDHGFINKLVNFALSKHWVIGYNQTEIPLITSDHPVVMRSHNDHPWLRSAAWGVPKTEILIPLSPKVSLMLMCKSFFNDSHGSVLAEQHTENRVVPLNKDNIIYNNHLQITGSYQRLFSNTDEFYLAEDILAEEPKYSNPNRKRVVASEKSNLPSNWAVRHKINGNEIP; encoded by the coding sequence TTGACAGGTAAGAAAAAGCAGCATTACGTGCCGCAGTTTTATCTAAAGAATTTCGGTAAAGGTAACGGAATTTTTGTTTTCGATAAACAATCCAAAATAGTCTATGGATCTAACGTATCAGATGTCGCGCAGGAGCGATACTTCTATGCGATTCCGAACGAAAGAGGTGAGTCTGGTGGGAAACACAGCAATCTAGAACTAATTAACTCCGTAGAAGATTATTTGTCGGAAATAGATCATCGAAGCAACCGTGCAATTGCCAGTCTTCTGCGGAATATTGAATCTTCTCGTGTTATCTCGAGGTCGGGCTTTCCCACTTATTCACTATCTGAAAATGACCGTATCAACTTGTCCGTCTTCATTGTGTTTCAAGATTTACGAACTAGAGAGTTTCGCGAAAAAATTGCCCAAATGGAATATTTTTTCACAAAGACAATTATGAAGAGAGTCATTGAATTTAAGCATCCCGACAAGAAGAAATATTTGGAAAAGATGGATATTTACATACATGAATATCGAGAAATACTCCGTCATTTAAGTTTGATAACCGACCATGGTTTTATAAATAAGCTAGTTAATTTTGCTCTCAGCAAGCACTGGGTTATTGGTTATAATCAAACTGAAATTCCATTGATTACTTCTGATCATCCAGTCGTGATGCGAAGCCATAATGACCATCCTTGGTTAAGGTCAGCAGCTTGGGGTGTTCCGAAAACCGAAATTTTAATTCCATTAAGTCCGAAAGTAAGTTTGATGTTGATGTGTAAAAGTTTTTTTAATGATTCACACGGGAGCGTTTTAGCTGAACAACATACAGAAAATAGAGTAGTTCCGTTAAACAAGGATAATATCATCTACAATAATCACCTGCAGATTACGGGTTCCTATCAAAGACTATTTTCAAATACTGACGAGTTTTATTTAGCTGAAGATATTTTAGCGGAAGAGCCTAAATATTCTAATCCCAACAGAAAAAGGGTGGTCGCATCAGAAAAATCTAATCTTCCATCCAATTGGGCAGTACGCCATAAGATTAACGGCAACGAAATTCCGTAG
- a CDS encoding trans-sulfuration enzyme family protein: MTKKSNSKAKCPSTKAIHGKTQSGSWEFSHHLIPPMTASTTFRLGSLERGAQGFSTFGSSTEAPIYIYDRLEEPNTKMLEDQIAMMEGGEAAVAFGSGMGAIASTLMTLLKAGDQVVAHKTLYGCTYSLITNWLPRLSVQNQLIDIQDLKALQTHLENPTTRVLYFETVSNPILEVADLEKIVKLVQTANKKRAKDRKIYTVVDNTFPTPWALRPMEWGIDFVIQSLTKNISGFGTEMGGAVVTPLEFEPSLRVARKDFGAIMHPYSAWHILVYGITTQAVRFEQQQENALKIANFLEKHPKVEKVLYPGLKSHPQYKLARKYLRSPNGDFAPGTMISFQLKGSMKTCQKFVDDVAKNSYAITLAVSLGLTKTLIEVPGFMTHSAIPDSKKGESGIDPKAIRLSIGLEAADDIIEDLKASLARV, encoded by the coding sequence ATGACTAAAAAAAGCAACTCAAAAGCAAAATGTCCAAGCACCAAAGCCATTCACGGAAAGACTCAATCCGGTTCTTGGGAATTTTCTCATCACCTCATCCCACCGATGACTGCTTCCACTACTTTTCGCTTAGGTTCATTAGAGCGGGGAGCGCAAGGATTTAGTACTTTTGGCTCTTCCACAGAAGCTCCGATCTATATTTACGACCGTCTTGAAGAACCTAATACCAAAATGCTTGAAGACCAAATAGCCATGATGGAAGGCGGTGAAGCCGCAGTCGCCTTCGGAAGTGGTATGGGCGCTATTGCTTCAACACTTATGACTTTGCTTAAAGCCGGTGATCAGGTAGTTGCGCATAAAACTTTGTATGGTTGCACCTATAGCTTAATCACAAATTGGTTACCGCGCTTAAGCGTGCAAAACCAGTTGATCGATATTCAAGATCTTAAGGCACTGCAAACTCATTTAGAAAATCCCACAACGCGCGTTCTTTATTTTGAAACAGTTTCTAATCCCATTTTAGAAGTGGCTGACTTAGAAAAAATCGTGAAGCTTGTTCAAACAGCCAATAAAAAAAGAGCGAAGGATCGTAAGATCTATACAGTCGTTGATAACACATTCCCAACCCCGTGGGCTTTACGTCCGATGGAGTGGGGGATTGATTTTGTCATTCAAAGCTTAACCAAAAATATTTCTGGCTTCGGAACAGAAATGGGTGGCGCAGTAGTGACACCATTAGAGTTTGAACCCTCTTTACGTGTAGCAAGAAAAGATTTCGGCGCGATCATGCATCCGTATTCAGCTTGGCATATTTTGGTTTACGGTATTACGACACAAGCGGTGCGCTTTGAACAACAACAAGAAAATGCTTTAAAGATCGCAAACTTCTTAGAAAAGCATCCTAAAGTTGAAAAGGTGCTTTACCCAGGGCTTAAATCCCATCCGCAATATAAGCTTGCAAGAAAATATCTGCGTTCACCCAACGGAGATTTTGCCCCAGGCACGATGATTTCATTTCAGCTTAAAGGCAGCATGAAAACCTGTCAGAAATTTGTCGATGACGTTGCTAAAAATTCTTACGCTATCACTCTCGCTGTGAGTTTAGGTTTAACTAAGACACTTATTGAAGTGCCAGGCTTTATGACCCACTCTGCAATCCCTGATAGCAAAAAAGGGGAGAGCGGCATTGATCCTAAAGCCATTCGCTTAAGTATTGGCTTAGAGGCCGCAGACGATATCATTGAAGATCTTAAAGCCTCTTTAGCCCGAGTATAA
- a CDS encoding TonB-dependent receptor domain-containing protein, with the protein MSLKSLSLILLLSFSQSTFAQETTGESRISERSYLLDTIQVSEEKEDDKEKAYNSINSETVIPKAALTKGNPRDVSELLQKAPGVSVSGGAELQNKKISIRGLDGFRVIQQVDGAQRLEATQQGMSSGVAVETEMLSEIAVQNGADSVSSINGAIGGTIQYKTITPEDILIGKEEISTKVKVAGDSATEGQATSLHTAAKLDKSSSALFGVTVRNSNKVESGSPNETGDSRQSEEIKANRNTFLGKYVRKTGTVKTDVKAEFSDSQTKNAAYSAGFGESNSDYRSTTFETVLNHEHSLNSNFKYEFLSYYNKTESIKDTHTAFRGMKSTLGKTDDRLENTGAKLAGVSLLPINSDLLFQTKYGIEGIGSRISEDDGTNSPYFGKSQGYDAGVFTENSLSINEDKVVVMAGARYSKYHRESDKLALEAPSKDDDTLSTMVGVSYAPAEWVKISGKYGVSNRAPNVREMYMGTGVAWKCHRPAKDCTSVPNAKLNEEQAFSKEASILFKTPETVEPKRLKVTYFDETISDYIEYMPEMYRLENGARVKAGPKNATHREYQYRNLSKVLRHGAEAQAQMDYGNWEFETMYSMIRMDCIDCPDMYTATTISEPLVSAPADKFGVAAGYEFKSINLEVGADAQFVSAQRNLSERYLLAGYGTPSYDVYGLNMRWSPRVRDVGQFDVGLGISNLFDRKYVVHNSPSGTFELGRNYSLSLATIF; encoded by the coding sequence GTGAGTCTTAAGTCTTTATCTCTAATTTTATTATTGTCCTTTAGCCAATCCACCTTTGCCCAAGAAACCACCGGCGAAAGCCGCATCAGCGAAAGATCTTATCTTTTAGATACGATCCAAGTCTCAGAAGAAAAAGAAGACGATAAAGAAAAAGCTTATAACTCGATTAACTCTGAAACAGTCATCCCAAAGGCCGCTTTGACTAAAGGAAATCCAAGAGATGTAAGTGAACTTCTGCAAAAAGCCCCAGGCGTAAGTGTCAGTGGTGGCGCAGAACTACAAAACAAAAAAATCTCCATCCGGGGTTTAGATGGCTTCAGAGTTATCCAACAAGTCGACGGAGCCCAGCGCTTAGAGGCGACCCAACAAGGTATGTCTTCTGGGGTTGCAGTAGAAACAGAAATGCTTTCTGAAATCGCCGTACAAAATGGCGCAGACTCAGTAAGCTCTATCAATGGTGCAATCGGCGGAACCATTCAATATAAAACCATCACGCCTGAAGATATCTTAATCGGTAAAGAAGAGATCTCAACAAAAGTAAAAGTAGCGGGTGATTCGGCAACTGAAGGCCAAGCGACTTCGCTTCACACCGCAGCTAAGCTTGATAAATCATCATCAGCGCTTTTTGGTGTGACTGTTAGAAATAGCAACAAAGTTGAATCAGGATCACCAAATGAAACCGGTGACTCTAGACAAAGTGAAGAAATTAAAGCCAATAGAAATACGTTCCTTGGTAAATACGTCCGTAAAACGGGAACGGTGAAAACAGATGTGAAAGCAGAGTTTTCTGATTCCCAGACAAAGAACGCGGCTTATTCAGCGGGCTTTGGTGAATCAAACTCTGATTACCGCAGTACTACTTTTGAAACAGTTCTTAACCACGAACACAGTCTTAATTCGAACTTTAAATACGAATTCCTTTCTTACTACAATAAAACGGAATCCATTAAAGACACGCACACTGCCTTTCGAGGCATGAAATCAACTTTGGGTAAAACCGATGACCGCCTAGAAAACACCGGAGCAAAACTTGCGGGCGTATCGCTATTACCGATTAACTCAGATCTTTTATTCCAAACAAAATACGGAATCGAAGGTATCGGTAGCAGAATTTCAGAAGACGATGGCACCAACAGCCCTTACTTTGGTAAATCCCAAGGTTATGACGCTGGAGTATTCACCGAAAATAGCCTAAGCATCAACGAAGACAAAGTCGTGGTTATGGCAGGAGCCCGCTATAGCAAATATCACCGTGAATCAGATAAACTTGCTTTAGAAGCACCAAGTAAAGATGACGACACATTATCAACCATGGTGGGTGTCTCTTACGCGCCTGCTGAGTGGGTAAAAATCTCTGGCAAGTACGGCGTTTCTAATCGCGCACCAAACGTGCGTGAAATGTACATGGGAACAGGTGTGGCGTGGAAATGTCATCGCCCCGCTAAAGACTGCACAAGTGTACCCAATGCCAAATTAAACGAAGAACAAGCATTCTCTAAAGAAGCTTCGATTCTATTTAAAACACCAGAAACCGTTGAACCAAAACGTCTTAAAGTGACCTACTTTGATGAAACGATCAGCGACTACATCGAATACATGCCAGAGATGTACCGCTTAGAAAACGGCGCACGAGTTAAAGCCGGCCCTAAAAACGCCACCCACCGTGAATACCAATACCGCAACCTTTCAAAAGTCTTACGCCATGGTGCCGAAGCCCAAGCCCAAATGGATTACGGCAACTGGGAATTTGAAACAATGTATTCCATGATCCGCATGGATTGCATTGATTGCCCGGATATGTACACGGCAACCACGATCTCTGAGCCATTAGTTTCAGCTCCCGCTGATAAGTTCGGCGTTGCAGCAGGCTATGAGTTTAAATCCATCAACCTGGAAGTAGGTGCTGACGCACAGTTTGTAAGTGCTCAAAGAAACCTTTCTGAAAGATATCTGTTGGCTGGTTACGGCACACCATCATACGATGTGTACGGTTTAAATATGCGTTGGTCACCTCGAGTTCGAGATGTCGGTCAATTCGACGTGGGTCTTGGAATCAGCAACCTATTTGATAGAAAGTACGTCGTGCACAACAGCCCAAGCGGTACGTTTGAGTTAGGACGCAACTACAGTCTGTCATTAGCGACCATCTTCTAA
- a CDS encoding DUF4920 domain-containing protein, which yields MKSLVFILFTVIGLTSFAAEKNLGKGAKFTDAVPMSKIMKTPESYVGKEVTVSGTIVDVCAKRGCWMQLTTDVGNEKVRVKVNDGEIVFPLEARGKKAAAKGEFKKMVLTLEQTKNHLAHIAEENKKKFDPASVKEPMVVYQVQASGAVIEE from the coding sequence ATGAAAAGCTTAGTTTTTATCCTATTTACTGTTATTGGCCTAACTTCATTTGCTGCAGAAAAAAATCTTGGCAAAGGTGCTAAGTTCACTGACGCGGTTCCAATGTCTAAGATTATGAAGACACCTGAATCTTACGTAGGTAAAGAAGTAACAGTATCAGGCACAATCGTAGACGTGTGCGCTAAACGCGGCTGCTGGATGCAATTAACAACTGACGTTGGTAACGAAAAAGTAAGAGTCAAAGTAAACGACGGTGAAATCGTATTCCCACTTGAAGCACGCGGTAAAAAAGCAGCAGCAAAAGGTGAATTCAAAAAAATGGTTCTAACTTTAGAACAAACGAAAAACCACTTAGCCCACATCGCTGAAGAAAATAAAAAGAAATTCGACCCTGCCTCAGTGAAAGAGCCAATGGTTGTGTACCAAGTACAAGCATCTGGCGCAGTGATCGAGGAATAG
- a CDS encoding PepSY-associated TM helix domain-containing protein, giving the protein MVEKSGSDWRKKLFLLNRSFHRDIGYFCVGLILIYAISGIAVNHVDSWNPSYVITRSEHTLKHLPKDAESDEFEKALTKSLGIKTDFRSRVRDSADEVLFFYEGTRVSWNETKQQAYVETTEKRIGLFFANYLHLNKAKRVWTYVADVFAVLLIYLSLSGLFMVKGANGFGRRGWMFVTAGIILPLSFYYFYV; this is encoded by the coding sequence ATGGTTGAAAAGAGCGGCAGTGACTGGCGAAAGAAGCTGTTTTTACTAAACAGATCCTTTCACCGCGATATTGGCTATTTCTGCGTTGGTCTAATTTTAATTTACGCCATCTCAGGAATAGCTGTAAATCACGTCGACTCTTGGAACCCAAGTTACGTTATCACCAGATCAGAGCACACGCTTAAACATCTTCCCAAAGACGCAGAGTCTGATGAATTCGAAAAGGCTCTAACTAAGAGCCTAGGCATCAAAACAGACTTCCGCAGTCGCGTAAGAGATTCTGCTGATGAAGTTTTGTTCTTTTATGAAGGAACGAGAGTTTCTTGGAATGAAACTAAGCAGCAGGCTTATGTAGAGACTACTGAGAAGAGGATTGGTCTGTTCTTCGCAAACTACCTACATTTAAATAAAGCCAAACGCGTGTGGACCTATGTTGCTGACGTGTTTGCGGTTCTACTTATCTATCTAAGCCTATCCGGGCTTTTTATGGTTAAAGGCGCTAATGGGTTTGGTAGACGGGGATGGATGTTTGTCACAGCAGGCATCATCCTTCCGCTTTCGTTTTACTATTTTTACGTTTAA
- a CDS encoding transglycosylase SLT domain-containing protein, producing the protein MQKAQVKFDLAEYVLKSSLLFLIVWFLIGCGEMNSSLTALAIDTNAPASTNPEPGTEVPTTPTPAPVPEPVYAPVIPLWESEVSDGKNWTKHVKSELDRIGRDLLSVLPLDRTTFCPNYRNLKHENKKDFWAYLLSQMVRYESNFDTTTRYEEDFDDSNGDPVISRGLLQISIESGNDYGCAFDRSSDLHDPLQNLSCGIRILNRWMENDHRIASKVDGDWKGGARYWSVLRNTSDSYPKIVSAMKAISICK; encoded by the coding sequence ATGCAAAAAGCCCAAGTGAAATTTGACCTTGCTGAATACGTTCTTAAATCAAGTTTACTTTTTCTTATCGTCTGGTTCTTAATAGGTTGCGGGGAAATGAATTCCTCACTGACTGCTTTAGCTATTGATACCAACGCCCCAGCTTCAACCAATCCAGAGCCAGGAACTGAGGTGCCCACAACGCCAACACCTGCGCCAGTCCCTGAACCTGTTTATGCGCCCGTGATTCCGTTATGGGAAAGTGAAGTTTCAGACGGGAAGAATTGGACCAAGCACGTAAAAAGTGAATTAGATCGCATCGGACGAGATTTGCTTAGTGTTCTTCCTTTAGATCGCACGACGTTTTGTCCAAACTATAGAAATCTAAAACATGAAAATAAAAAAGACTTTTGGGCTTATCTGCTTTCGCAGATGGTTCGCTATGAAAGTAACTTTGATACGACCACAAGGTACGAAGAAGATTTCGATGACAGTAACGGTGACCCCGTGATCAGTCGCGGTTTACTGCAAATTTCCATCGAAAGTGGCAATGACTATGGCTGCGCTTTTGATCGATCTTCAGACCTTCATGATCCACTTCAAAACCTTAGCTGCGGTATTCGCATCCTCAATCGTTGGATGGAAAACGATCACCGAATCGCCAGCAAAGTGGACGGGGACTGGAAAGGGGGCGCTCGTTACTGGTCAGTGCTTCGGAACACCAGTGATTCCTATCCAAAAATTGTAAGCGCTATGAAGGCGATATCGATTTGTAAATAA
- a CDS encoding transporter substrate-binding domain-containing protein, whose translation MLRVRTPMARFGYYLYKKKNTAVDINDPKSLANRKTCLTFGNRLRYKVARDLKLKVTQTSNTSQCLKMLTTERVDVFFGPRPELEDPSLKDLNEQLVRADQPYMTVNLYIYLNEKHSELAKKLEQNLDKYFVTVE comes from the coding sequence GTGCTTAGAGTACGGACGCCGATGGCGCGGTTTGGTTATTATCTTTATAAAAAAAAGAATACGGCTGTTGATATTAATGATCCTAAGTCTTTAGCTAATCGCAAGACCTGTCTAACCTTTGGTAACAGATTACGCTATAAGGTCGCTCGGGATCTAAAGCTAAAAGTCACGCAGACCTCTAATACTAGCCAGTGTTTAAAAATGCTCACCACAGAACGCGTTGATGTGTTCTTTGGCCCTCGGCCTGAACTGGAAGATCCCAGTTTAAAAGATCTAAACGAACAACTTGTTCGCGCCGATCAACCCTATATGACCGTGAATCTTTATATTTACTTAAACGAAAAACACAGCGAGCTTGCAAAAAAGCTTGAGCAGAATTTAGATAAATATTTTGTGACAGTAGAATGA
- a CDS encoding DUF6496 domain-containing protein: MARKYSKSAGKDVKSAMKRKKKGTLKSGKGGKGGKVKSRKQAIAIGLSEARKKGKKVPAKKKASKKKATKKKTSRKKTSKK, translated from the coding sequence ATGGCACGCAAATATTCAAAATCAGCAGGCAAAGACGTCAAATCAGCAATGAAAAGAAAAAAGAAGGGAACACTTAAAAGCGGTAAAGGTGGTAAAGGCGGGAAGGTGAAAAGCCGCAAACAGGCCATAGCCATAGGACTTTCAGAGGCACGTAAGAAAGGTAAAAAAGTTCCTGCAAAGAAAAAAGCATCTAAAAAGAAAGCCACAAAAAAGAAAACGTCGCGCAAGAAAACTTCGAAAAAATAA